CAGTGCTATACCGAATATTTTGTAGTGGTTGAACATGAATGTTGTGTTAACCAAGTGTGCATCAAATCAACCTGCACATAATAAATGCAGAGAACATTTTGTAGCCTTCATCACTTTCAAAAAAAACATTATGAGCATAGATGTTGACATATGTTgacatatcaaatcaaattgaTCCTATATCTCTATTGAATGACAACCATTTACTCTTGGGTTGGTAAACAATGTTTAATGTGCTTGTGGTATATAAAGTAGTCCACATTCTTCTCTCACAGTCTTGTATGCAAGGTCTTATGTGTTGATCTTTTTTTCCTTCTTTCTGCAGCATACCAACAACATGTCTGTTACATACAAATCAACTTCAGATGTAAGTGTAACTAGCACGTACAAAGTGGAAGTGATCAACATCTCTGATGATGAAGAAGTGACTGGAGAAGGACTACATTCTTCTGTGCGCAAGGAAGGGGAGCATGTTCCGTTAAAAGTTTCAGATTTCCCAGACATTGGCACTACCAACAACCATCTGTGCAAGAAGTTAGTGGATGACTACTACAAACCTAACATGCTTCCTTTGAAAGCCTGCAACAAACGTTCCACCAGCCATTCCAGTGGTCGCCCTTCAAAGAAAACCATACGTCCACAGGAAACAAATGCATATGTACTGATAAGTAGCTCGGAAGAGTCAGCGCACTCCCCTTGAAACTTCGTACGACTGTATCATAACTATTCTACCCTTTTGATCTGCACTGGTGGAATATGTCGTGTATTAATCGGTATGTAGTTTGACTCGGACAGTCGTAGGTGGTGTGTGTTTTGTAGTAGGTTTGTCGTTGCGGTGTTCGTACGAACTTGTATTTTGAATGTTACAGCAACGTGTGGATAAAAATGAAATGGTAATTGTGGTTGTTTTATGGATGCATACATTCTGTTTTCGACAacaagaaataaatgtatgtcaAAGTATAAAGTATGGCCAGCAAGCTGCACATAGTGAAGTAGTTTAGTTCATTGTAATTtgtaaaaaatatttgatactCTTTCTGTGCTACCTCAACTCAATTGTGACCCAATTGTCCCATATGCCTTAGCATTAATTATTTCTTGAAGTAAAGAGGAGGAGTCGATTGTACTACAAAACAAGTTCAAAACtgaaaatgatttgaaaaaaattattcgATAGTTCTATATTTCAGATATATTGGTGTGGTAGGGAAATGGAAACTACACTACGGAAACATAGTAGATGGTGGTGGCCATAAAGAATAATTTGTTGAGATAGCATGAGTTTTAAAGTTGAAAACAGTACACTTGTCCCATAGTTTAGTATCATAATTTCCACATCACACATGGAAAGGAGGACCGGCGACAAGGAAAAAGAATTCATTGAAAATTACAGAGATAGAGACAAAGACAAGTAAAGTAACAGCCTGCATATCATCGTAACTCCAATAACCAGTCTTCCGAATACCATTGGGCAATACCGAGATACATACACAGACAAGTAATATCTTCAAACCCCACATGTGTCCATTATATGAACTTCAAACACTGATATGGTACGAGTGTCGCAAAAATATATGACCCGACACATCATCGTAACCAAGTGACAAGATCCCAAAACAGAAGATTACGGGTCATTACAAAACAAGTCGTAACTTTAATAACATTACTGAAAATAGTACCCTTTACCATGTGAGGTTAGGGATTTAGTAGTCGTTTGATCAAGCTGATCTTTCCTTCACGATCAAGCCGCAAGAACAAAGCTAGTTTGTTGGGGTTATCCACAAGTAGCTCCGCGACACGCACTTTGTTGTCCGAAGTCAACTCTGGAATGGTCCCTAATGTGGCCAACACACTATCCATAGCATTTTCGATTTTAGAATCGGATGCCATTTCTTTGATTAGGTTTGACATTGTTTCCTTCGTGATATCAGCTAAATTGTTGATCGCAGCAACAATTTGGTTGTCAACGTCGTCTATTTGCTTGCGTTTCTTTGACCTCAGCTTCGAACCTCCACTTGGGTTTGAGGGGAGACTCTGAGCTACGGAAACTGATTCACCATCTCCTTCTAGTGGCCTGTAAAAGTCGCCCATGCCAAATTCCATGTGAATCGGTTCATGCTCAGTCATATTTAAGACGTCATGAACAACAGCTGAAAATGTCTCCACTCGATCCCCTGTTGCCCTATCATAGCCAAAGATTTCGCACCAATCTTTATAGTGTGGCCACCGCTTGTAACGCAGTACATGAACACTATTGTCGACCTGAAATATCTTCATCGTAATAGCGTATACATTTGAGAAAcgtaaattataaatttaaagtTAAGATATGACCTTGAGTATCGCGTCCCATGCCTCATTTGTAGCGTCAATCATGTTTTCTGTGTCATTCCAACCAATCCCACTTTTCGCCAGCATGGATGTCAAACATCCATAATGTTTCTTCCACACGTGTATCTTCGAAGTTATGTGGGGATGTCCACGTAAATCTGAATCTTTGAATGCATTCCTCAATGCAGATTCCAATAAAGGTAAATAACCATTACGGAATCCGTTCTCCGTTTTATATCCTTTGCTTATTAAATCTTTCAGCGCCACAATTAGAACTTGTTCCTCTGGTTCTGTCCAACTACGTCGCAACTTATCTGGTTTTTTACCTTTCGAAGTGACACTTGTGCTATCCATTGCTGCGAATGTTAGTACCACTTTAACCTGTTACACATTAATGTCAACAGTTAGACGGTTGAGATGAAACATTATATTTGTGCACAAGGATAACCATATTTGATAACATAATTGGAACTACAATAAataatcgaaaagaaatttcaaCAAACATTTGGTTTCACAAACAAGACAGTACATAAGTAGCACATAAAATCAAGTTTCCAATACAGATACAATAATTTATATCAGTCTCATTAGTTGTGGTACATCGACATTGCAAAGTCATCTCTCCACACATCCCATGCATCGGAGGAATTAAAATCATCAATAAAGTAATTCTCATTCGGTGGCATCGGGCTTAATGTCTCCTCTTCAATCTCGTCAACAAGATTATCCGGCATTTGAGTTCGGACGAAGTTGTGTAGCAAAATGCAAGCCATTATGATTCTGTTCTGAGTTTTAAGTGGGTAGAAAGAAGGACTTCGAAGAATAGCCCATCTTTTCTTAAGTAAGCCAAAGGCTCTTTCAATCACATTCCTAGCTTTGCTGTGTCTCCAATTGAAGAGTTCTTTATAATTCTGTGGAGCATTTGTGCGATTGCCCCAAGCATCCCTATGGTATGGTACTCTTCTGTATGGAGTCAAGAATCCCTGGACGTTTGCATATCCATTATCGCACAAATAGTAACAACCTAACattcaattaaaatattatgttaATAAATCTGGATTCAAAGAAATTATAAAAACGAATTAAAAGAACCGTACTTTCGAATAACAAGCTAATGTGACACAATATTTTAACCTCTTTCAACTTTAAGTCCGTCGTCACGTGATAATGCATCACGAAGAACTCGGCCATCCGCTGCAGATCCTTCCCACCCACAGAGAGCATAAATGAAATTCATATCTCGGTCGCACACTCCCAAAACATTCACGGCAATGGTTCCTTTTCTGGTTCTATACTTTCCCTTCTCTAACATAGGCACATGAACATTTATATATGTACCATCCAACGCACCAACACAACCCTGAAAAATCAATTACGTAAACAATATTAACATGTATGAAGCTGACTACTGTAAGCTATTGAACGTACAACATGGAAAATGAAATTTTTACTAAGTACTGTTCAACAAATGTTCATATTACCTTGAACCATTTCCATGTCTCGTCGGTGCAGGTTTCATCGACTGGAGAAGGCTTCACAAGCAGTATAGAATGTAACTTCAATACGGACCCTAAAACTTCATGGAAATGGGTGCTGATTGTTTGACCACTTCGTAGATAATCATGACCAATGACTCGGTTTTTTTTATGATGCGCCAAAATAGACAAAAACATAGCCACTTTTTCTTCGGTCATAACATATCTAGAATGGTCTAGCCCGCCGACGTGGGTAAGCAAGTAACATAGTTGTGCAAACGAGTTTCTATTCATCCTCAAATTCACTACACATTGCACATCTCCGATGTCAATAATTCTTCTCAAATGGTTCATTTGTGCTGTCACTCTTTGCGTCATGTTGTAAGAAACTGACGTTCTACGTGCTTGTCGACGTCGTTCGGCGATACATCTCGTGCGATGTCGTATTAAAAGACATACCAAAAAAATTGTACGGACCATCATTTGGTGCATCAGCAGAAAAATTCTAATGTTAGGATGACTACGCTCCATTTTCCACACTTGAGTTAACAAATGTAATAAAAGTTAGCAAATGTAATAAAAGTTAACTACATAAAAAACACAAGCTCACAAGCAGAGTTAACAAAGTGGGAACTCTTGTATATCAGTTTAATCTGTAGCATGACAAAAAATCATCCATTTTTTGGCTGTACAACACACGAAGAGAAATTGATAAACAATAATAACTCCTACACTATCACAGGAACATAAGTTCTCACGAGTTGCAACAGAAACTgtcaaacaaaaaaataacaGTAGAAGAACAAACCAACAACCGGCATCAAAGCTATAATCTGTTCGTAAAACACATTTGTACCCAAAAtcccacaaaaaaaaaacacaaatattTTCGTTTATTTCATACAAAATTTAGTCGCAACCTGAAAATTCACAAATTCCTTCAAAACCTGTAATATATAAAACATTATATTTCACTAACCTTCGAATTTCGTCGGATATTTCTACGAGCGATGAAGATCGGGTTGTGCTCTTTCAATTGTGAGGCTCATGTGCAGCGTTTTTTTTCAGAAGAAAAGACTCCCCCACTTGCAATTTTTAAATTCACGGAAAGGGGTATTCtggtcattttttttaaaagtgtaCTCGGACAAAACTAATCCAACTTGAATGCAGGGATACATTGTCCAAGGTAATCAAACTAATTGTCCTACAATTACTCAATGTCATATTTGTAAAAAGTAACCAAACATAAGACTAACTGACAATCCAAACTTAATCCCTCTTACCAAACTGAGCCTATATCATTATAGAGATGAAACTGTTAGGACAATTATTTTTTCTGTATCTATTCATGAGTCCAATCCATATCTCACGTACAGTAATAGTTCTCGAATGACATTCACATTTATAGAGATCGAATGACCAAATGTTctcattttattaaaatttatagtgataataataatataatttaaattttttaaatcatatatgttGAACGTCATATTTCGATTTCTTTTAAttacaaatttaaaaaattaataaacgcCGCCAATAATTAACATGTATA
This Primulina eburnea isolate SZY01 chromosome 2, ASM2296580v1, whole genome shotgun sequence DNA region includes the following protein-coding sequences:
- the LOC140824256 gene encoding uncharacterized protein, whose protein sequence is MDSTSVTSKGKKPDKLRRSWTEPEEQVLIVALKDLISKGYKTENGFRNGYLPLLESALRNAFKDSDLRGHPHITSKIHVWKKHYGCLTSMLAKSGIGWNDTENMIDATNEAWDAILKVDNSVHVLRYKRWPHYKDWCEIFGYDRATGDRVETFSAVVHDVLNMTEHEPIHMEFGMGDFYRPLEGDGESVSVAQSLPSNPSGGSKLRSKKRKQIDDVDNQIVAAINNLADITKETMSNLIKEMASDSKIENAMDSVLATLGTIPELTSDNKVRVAELLVDNPNKLALFLRLDREGKISLIKRLLNP
- the LOC140824257 gene encoding uncharacterized protein, giving the protein MTQRVTAQMNHLRRIIDIGDVQCVVNLRMNRNSFAQLCYLLTHVGGLDHSRYVMTEEKVAMFLSILAHHKKNRVIGHDYLRSGQTISTHFHEVLGSVLKLHSILLVKPSPVDETCTDETWKWFKGCVGALDGTYINVHVPMLEKGKYRTRKGTIAVNVLGVCDRDMNFIYALCGWEGSAADGRVLRDALSRDDGLKVERGCYYLCDNGYANVQGFLTPYRRVPYHRDAWGNRTNAPQNYKELFNWRHSKARNVIERAFGLLKKRWAILRSPSFYPLKTQNRIIMACILLHNFVRTQMPDNLVDEIEEETLSPMPPNENYFIDDFNSSDAWDVWRDDFAMSMYHN